One segment of Verrucomicrobiota bacterium DNA contains the following:
- a CDS encoding UDP-glucose 6-dehydrogenase, with protein MKICCLGAGYVGGPTMAMIASKAPGAKVTVCDLNQQRIDAWNSETLPVYEPGLDDLVREARGKSLFFSTDTRTHIREADIIFVSVGTPTKTYGTGAGRAADLRFIELAAREIADVAEGPKIIVEKSTIPVKTAEAVRTILSANSKNGEFQVLSNPEFLAEGTAVADLANPDRILIGGERTPSGQKAIQTLVDVYASWVPREKIITTNLWSSELSKLVANAFLAQRISSINAISALCEATGADVDEVAHAIGLDSRIGPKFLKASVGFGGSCFQKDILNLVYLCEHFGLPQVARYWEEVIAMNDYQKSRFTEKIVKTLFNTVAGKKIAVLGFAFKKDTNDTRESAAIYVVRDLLMETANLAIFDPKVPREAIIEDLSHVGVPREILENHLVVCQDAYEATEKAHAVAVMTEWEEFQRLDFAKIHQAMYKPAFVFDGRNILDLAAMREHGFEVYSIGKG; from the coding sequence ATGAAGATCTGTTGTCTGGGTGCGGGGTATGTTGGAGGGCCGACCATGGCTATGATTGCCTCGAAGGCACCAGGTGCCAAGGTCACGGTCTGTGATCTCAATCAGCAGCGGATTGATGCCTGGAATTCAGAAACTCTCCCCGTGTATGAGCCGGGTCTGGATGACTTGGTGAGGGAAGCTCGCGGGAAAAGCCTCTTCTTCAGCACCGACACGCGGACTCATATCAGAGAAGCAGACATCATCTTTGTGTCGGTGGGCACGCCCACCAAAACCTACGGCACGGGAGCCGGGCGTGCCGCCGATCTCCGATTCATCGAATTGGCAGCGCGAGAAATCGCCGACGTCGCCGAAGGTCCCAAGATCATAGTCGAAAAAAGCACCATTCCGGTCAAAACCGCCGAGGCCGTTCGGACCATTCTTTCGGCCAATTCAAAAAACGGGGAATTCCAGGTCCTCTCGAATCCCGAATTTCTGGCAGAGGGAACGGCCGTAGCGGATCTGGCCAATCCCGACCGCATCCTGATTGGTGGGGAACGAACCCCATCAGGGCAGAAAGCCATCCAAACCTTAGTCGATGTCTATGCGAGTTGGGTTCCCAGAGAGAAGATCATCACCACAAATCTTTGGTCTTCGGAGCTCTCCAAGTTGGTGGCCAATGCCTTTCTGGCTCAGCGTATTTCCTCCATCAATGCCATCTCAGCGCTTTGTGAGGCGACGGGAGCCGATGTGGATGAAGTCGCTCATGCGATCGGCCTTGATTCCCGCATCGGCCCGAAATTCTTGAAAGCCTCGGTCGGGTTCGGGGGCTCGTGTTTTCAAAAAGATATTTTGAACCTCGTTTATCTCTGTGAGCACTTCGGTCTCCCGCAGGTCGCCCGTTACTGGGAAGAAGTCATCGCCATGAATGACTACCAGAAATCGCGATTCACAGAAAAAATTGTTAAAACCCTATTCAATACGGTAGCAGGCAAGAAGATTGCGGTCTTGGGATTTGCTTTCAAGAAGGACACCAACGATACCCGAGAATCGGCCGCCATTTATGTTGTCCGTGATCTTCTTATGGAGACGGCCAATCTGGCGATTTTTGATCCGAAGGTCCCCCGAGAGGCTATCATCGAAGATTTGTCTCATGTCGGTGTGCCTCGCGAGATCCTTGAGAATCATCTTGTGGTTTGCCAGGATGCCTATGAAGCAACCGAAAAGGCGCATGCCGTTGCTGTCATGACGGAATGGGAGGAATTCCAGCGGCTGGACTTTGCGAAAATTCACCAGGCCATGTATAAACCCGCCTTTGTCTTTGACGGTCGCAACATCCTTGATTTGGCTGCCATGAGGGAACACGGCTTTGAAGTCTATTCCATTGGCAAAGGCTGA
- the cysQ gene encoding 3'(2'),5'-bisphosphate nucleotidase CysQ: MKDDPGFLLDPNRMLASLLALSHRAGLAILEHFGQDLPADKKADDSPLTLGDLASHRCIVEGLKAEYPDIPIVSEENPEAIDVSQAERYWMVDPLDGTKEFIKKTGYFTVNIALIEDHCPILGVIHVPVHGTTYYADPTGAWKQEKDAEAIPIQTAPCPPPTTESPLRLVASRDHAGPAVEALLQRYPKAECLSIGSSLKFCLVAEGKADAYLRDIPTMEWDTGAAQAIVSAAGGAVQTWPDLRELRYGKPEFRNGALLTVGRREIAQALAGGE; the protein is encoded by the coding sequence ATGAAAGACGATCCCGGCTTTCTGCTTGATCCCAATCGCATGCTCGCCTCCCTCCTTGCTCTCTCCCATCGAGCCGGCCTAGCCATTCTCGAACATTTCGGCCAAGACCTTCCGGCGGATAAGAAGGCTGATGATTCTCCACTCACCTTGGGCGATCTCGCTTCCCACCGGTGCATTGTGGAAGGCCTGAAAGCGGAGTATCCTGACATCCCCATCGTCTCCGAAGAGAATCCCGAAGCCATCGATGTTTCGCAAGCCGAGCGCTACTGGATGGTCGATCCGTTGGATGGGACCAAAGAATTCATCAAGAAAACCGGCTACTTCACTGTCAACATCGCGTTGATTGAGGATCATTGTCCCATCCTAGGCGTCATCCACGTCCCCGTTCATGGGACGACCTACTACGCAGACCCTACGGGTGCTTGGAAACAGGAAAAAGATGCCGAGGCCATTCCTATTCAGACAGCCCCGTGCCCTCCGCCGACCACTGAGTCTCCCCTGCGATTGGTCGCTAGCCGAGACCACGCGGGACCTGCGGTCGAAGCGCTCCTCCAGCGATATCCGAAAGCGGAATGTCTTAGCATAGGTAGCTCGCTCAAGTTTTGTCTGGTTGCCGAAGGCAAAGCGGACGCCTACCTTCGTGACATCCCCACCATGGAATGGGACACCGGAGCGGCCCAAGCCATTGTCAGCGCAGCTGGCGGAGCGGTCCAAACTTGGCCCGACCTGAGAGAGCTTCGCTATGGCAAACCTGAGTTTCGCAATGGAGCGCTCCTGACCGTGGGGCGAAGGGAAATCGCGCAAGCGCTTGCGGGGGGCGAGTAG
- a CDS encoding NAD-dependent epimerase/dehydratase family protein — translation MKLLITGICGFVGSTLAKTIRAAHPDWEIVGIENFSRAGSWINKQSLLELGVQLVVGDIRNASDLETLPACDWVIDAAANPSVLAGVDGKTSSRQLVEHNLQGTINLLEYCKNHQAGFILLSTSRVYSIPGLVNLELEVVPGKGAGRYAPKTGQVFPDGLSPLGVSEQYSTLPPVSLYGSTKVASEHLALEYGSTFDFPVWINRCGVMAGAGQFGHPAQGIFAFWIHAFREGRPLKYIGFDGLGHQVRDCLHPRDLVPIFEQQFNGGPRETKNMKPETSNIVNLSGGLANSMSLSELTAWCRQRFPNSATAGSLPKPDAFPPSAVSQEVRPFDIGWMILDPTLAFKAWNWRPQSPFLGVCEEIAAFAETQANWLGVTIG, via the coding sequence TTGAAACTGCTCATTACCGGTATTTGTGGCTTTGTCGGATCAACATTGGCCAAGACAATTCGTGCGGCCCATCCCGACTGGGAGATCGTTGGGATTGAAAACTTCTCTCGCGCCGGTTCTTGGATCAACAAGCAATCGCTCCTTGAACTTGGAGTGCAGTTGGTCGTCGGGGACATTCGGAACGCATCGGACTTGGAAACTCTCCCAGCCTGCGACTGGGTGATCGACGCGGCCGCCAATCCATCCGTCCTCGCCGGCGTGGATGGCAAGACCAGCTCTCGCCAGCTCGTCGAACACAACCTGCAGGGAACCATCAATCTCCTCGAATATTGCAAGAACCATCAAGCGGGATTCATTTTGCTTTCGACCAGCCGCGTCTATTCGATCCCGGGACTGGTGAATCTGGAACTGGAGGTCGTCCCTGGAAAGGGCGCCGGGCGTTACGCGCCAAAAACCGGCCAGGTGTTTCCGGATGGCCTCTCGCCCCTGGGCGTCTCGGAGCAATACTCGACTTTGCCTCCAGTCTCTCTTTATGGATCCACCAAGGTGGCTAGTGAGCACCTCGCGTTAGAGTATGGCTCAACCTTCGATTTCCCGGTCTGGATCAACCGCTGCGGAGTCATGGCCGGCGCCGGCCAGTTTGGCCACCCCGCCCAGGGCATCTTCGCCTTTTGGATTCACGCCTTCAGGGAAGGCCGCCCGCTCAAGTACATCGGGTTCGATGGACTCGGCCACCAAGTCCGTGATTGCCTCCACCCCCGCGACCTTGTCCCCATTTTCGAACAACAGTTCAACGGGGGACCACGAGAAACCAAGAACATGAAACCAGAAACCAGCAACATCGTGAACCTCTCGGGAGGCCTTGCGAACTCCATGTCCCTTTCTGAGCTCACCGCTTGGTGCCGCCAGCGCTTTCCCAATTCAGCCACGGCGGGTTCTCTTCCCAAACCTGATGCGTTTCCGCCGTCTGCTGTTTCACAGGAGGTTCGTCCCTTCGATATCGGCTGGATGATCCTTGATCCGACCCTAGCCTTCAAGGCTTGGAACTGGCGACCTCAGTCGCCATTCTTGGGAGTCTGTGAAGAGATCGCCGCCTTCGCGGAGACTCAAGCCAATTGGCTTGGTGTGACGATTGGGTAG
- a CDS encoding NAD-dependent epimerase/dehydratase family protein, producing MKKLLVTGSSGLIGSEVCVHFAKVGWKIHGVDNNQRATFFGPQGDTRWNQQRLERELEGFHHHELDIRDRDGVIRLLTELKPDAIVHTAAQPSHDRAAAIPFDDFDTNAVGTLNLLEATRQSVPDSPFVHMSTNKVYGDRPNTIALKELDTRWDYDDPAYADGIDENFPIDQSKHSLFGASKVAADVMVQEYGRYFHMPTCCLRGGCLTGPNHSGVELHGFLSFLVKCNLEGREYKVFGYKGKQVRDNIHSHDVARFIEEFLKAPREAEIYNIGGGRDNSCSIWEAFKIAEKFSGRKQVYQYVEDNRIGDHICYISNLEKMKKHYPAWSITVSLEETIRQIVEAATVKSKAKS from the coding sequence ATGAAAAAGCTTCTAGTCACAGGATCATCGGGTCTAATCGGATCAGAGGTGTGTGTTCACTTCGCAAAGGTGGGGTGGAAGATCCATGGCGTGGACAACAATCAACGCGCGACCTTCTTCGGTCCTCAGGGTGATACCCGGTGGAACCAGCAACGTCTCGAACGAGAACTGGAAGGTTTTCACCACCACGAACTCGATATCCGGGACCGAGATGGAGTGATTCGATTGCTTACAGAGCTCAAGCCGGATGCCATCGTCCACACCGCCGCCCAGCCCTCCCATGACCGAGCCGCGGCCATTCCCTTTGATGATTTTGACACCAACGCGGTGGGCACGCTCAATCTGCTGGAGGCCACCCGCCAGTCAGTGCCAGACTCACCGTTCGTCCACATGTCGACCAACAAGGTCTACGGGGACCGGCCCAACACGATCGCCCTGAAGGAGCTGGACACCCGCTGGGACTATGATGATCCGGCCTACGCGGACGGTATCGACGAGAACTTCCCGATCGACCAGTCCAAGCACTCCCTCTTCGGTGCCTCGAAAGTGGCGGCCGACGTGATGGTCCAAGAATACGGACGCTATTTCCACATGCCGACGTGCTGTCTGCGGGGGGGATGCCTGACCGGCCCGAACCACTCCGGGGTCGAGCTCCATGGCTTCCTGAGTTTCCTCGTCAAATGCAACTTGGAAGGGCGCGAATACAAGGTCTTTGGCTACAAGGGAAAGCAAGTTCGCGACAATATCCATTCCCACGATGTGGCGCGCTTTATCGAGGAGTTTCTAAAGGCCCCTCGTGAAGCGGAGATCTACAACATCGGCGGTGGCCGGGACAATTCCTGCTCGATCTGGGAAGCCTTCAAGATTGCCGAGAAATTTTCCGGCCGGAAGCAGGTCTACCAATATGTCGAGGATAACCGGATCGGGGACCACATCTGCTACATTTCCAACCTTGAAAAGATGAAAAAACACTATCCCGCTTGGAGCATCACGGTATCTCTCGAAGAAACCATCCGACAAATCGTCGAGGCGGCGACGGTTAAATCAAAAGCCAAATCTTGA
- the kdsA gene encoding 3-deoxy-8-phosphooctulonate synthase, producing MPDLASRPSSLVSSKSAPLILILGPCSLESYELSARVAEVLATLQAKAEDIQIYFKGSYDKANRTSLGSERGPGLEEGLTIHQKIKDQFGLPCLTDIHSPSQASTVAEVCDVLQIPAFLCRQTDLLTAAAATDAIVNVKKGQFLSPYEMPFVVKKLEDSGAKGIWQTERGTTFGYQNLVVDMRSFPLMAANGHPTIMDATHAVQMPGAGAGTTSGRREFVPSLAKAALAAGARGVFLETHPDPNSAVSDGPNQVPLEQLGALLDQLVALWRLVSSQEDLDIQSA from the coding sequence ATGCCAGACCTCGCTTCTCGCCCCTCGTCTCTCGTTTCATCAAAATCAGCTCCGCTGATTTTGATCCTCGGCCCCTGTAGTCTGGAGTCCTACGAACTGTCCGCCCGAGTCGCTGAAGTTCTCGCGACCTTGCAAGCAAAGGCCGAGGACATCCAAATCTATTTCAAAGGGTCCTACGACAAGGCCAATCGCACCTCTCTTGGCAGCGAACGTGGCCCCGGACTGGAGGAAGGGCTTACGATTCATCAAAAGATCAAAGACCAGTTCGGTCTGCCCTGCTTGACCGATATTCACTCGCCCAGCCAGGCGTCCACCGTCGCCGAGGTCTGCGATGTCCTCCAGATCCCCGCCTTCCTTTGCCGCCAGACCGATCTCCTGACAGCCGCAGCCGCCACTGACGCCATTGTCAATGTGAAGAAAGGCCAGTTTCTTTCCCCTTACGAAATGCCCTTTGTCGTCAAAAAGCTTGAAGACAGTGGCGCCAAAGGCATCTGGCAAACCGAGCGAGGCACCACCTTTGGCTATCAGAATCTCGTCGTAGACATGCGCAGCTTCCCGCTCATGGCCGCCAACGGTCATCCCACCATCATGGACGCCACCCACGCCGTCCAAATGCCGGGTGCTGGGGCGGGAACCACTTCTGGCCGTAGAGAATTCGTGCCCTCTTTGGCGAAAGCGGCCTTAGCTGCCGGTGCAAGAGGGGTGTTTCTCGAGACTCATCCCGATCCGAATTCAGCAGTCAGTGACGGCCCGAATCAAGTGCCCTTGGAGCAACTTGGAGCCCTTCTTGACCAATTGGTTGCGCTATGGCGATTGGTTTCCTCTCAAGAGGATCTAGATATTCAAAGCGCCTAG
- a CDS encoding ABC transporter ATP-binding protein has product MAIIVVVQGLMEVAGVASIFPFLALATNPEEFRNSWFGQFLLETLPPMDDSSLLFTAGIASLLVLLLSNGLRLFSDYAKASYGQGFGHWLRVRMLEEMVTQPWSFFLENNTGVLLKKIAGDVMMFVNQVLLAILEGFSRLVSVVFLVAMILFIDAKVALSAGALVLVFYVLVFRVLGRLRRRLSDQAKDGLRGAMKEGQQVLGGIKPIKVSLREGYFLERYGRFSQVLCHVGVRLPLVQHGPKYLLEPMAFGGLIAFVLLSVAQGKNLVTLAPLLGVIGFAAYRLLPAAQLLYAQVSQVSNYRHALEEIHEEFNRTPVFLSYERLPVRKRLLQRETLAWRNEIRLEQLSFVYPEAEKPVISNLSLQIPRNAAVGIIGPTGSGKSTLVDLILGLHRPTGGQILVDGTEISPQNVREWQAGIGYVPQDVFLIDDSIARNIAFGLDDEEIDQAQLREAAEAAQILEFIEGDLSAGFETVVGERGVRLSGGQRQRLALARALYGSPSLLVLDEATSALDNETEAVVMSAIRRLQGSITMIIVAHRLSTIEECSTVLRLDRGVGRLVELADESIGTTNNDGVNVTDAKETR; this is encoded by the coding sequence GTGGCGATCATTGTCGTTGTCCAAGGCCTCATGGAGGTCGCTGGCGTTGCGTCGATCTTTCCGTTTCTCGCATTGGCGACGAACCCCGAGGAGTTTCGAAACTCCTGGTTTGGTCAGTTCCTATTGGAGACGCTCCCGCCAATGGACGATTCATCTCTCCTCTTTACAGCCGGAATTGCCTCGCTTCTGGTCCTTCTCCTCTCGAACGGCCTGCGGCTTTTCAGCGATTACGCCAAGGCCAGCTATGGGCAAGGATTCGGGCACTGGCTGCGTGTTCGGATGCTGGAGGAAATGGTAACCCAGCCGTGGAGCTTCTTTCTTGAAAACAATACCGGTGTGTTGCTGAAGAAGATAGCGGGGGACGTCATGATGTTTGTCAACCAGGTCCTGTTGGCAATTCTCGAGGGGTTCTCGCGTCTCGTTTCGGTGGTGTTCCTGGTGGCGATGATACTGTTCATCGATGCGAAGGTCGCGCTCTCGGCAGGGGCGCTCGTCCTCGTATTCTATGTCCTTGTGTTCCGCGTCCTTGGCAGGCTGCGTCGACGCCTCTCAGACCAGGCAAAGGATGGCCTGCGAGGAGCGATGAAGGAAGGGCAACAGGTCCTTGGAGGGATCAAACCGATCAAGGTTTCCTTGAGGGAGGGATACTTTCTGGAGCGATACGGACGCTTCTCCCAAGTGCTGTGCCATGTTGGGGTGCGTCTTCCCCTCGTCCAACACGGCCCGAAGTATCTGCTTGAACCGATGGCATTCGGGGGGCTCATCGCCTTTGTGCTCTTGAGTGTGGCCCAAGGGAAGAACCTAGTCACCCTTGCCCCTCTTTTGGGGGTGATCGGGTTCGCCGCTTATCGATTATTGCCAGCCGCCCAATTACTCTACGCGCAGGTGTCTCAAGTATCGAACTATCGGCATGCGCTGGAGGAGATCCATGAGGAGTTCAATAGAACTCCGGTCTTCCTCTCTTACGAGAGATTGCCTGTCAGAAAGCGACTGCTTCAAAGGGAGACGTTGGCTTGGCGGAACGAGATCCGCCTAGAGCAGCTTTCCTTTGTATACCCGGAAGCAGAAAAACCAGTAATTTCCAACCTTTCCTTGCAGATTCCACGGAACGCAGCGGTCGGTATCATTGGACCTACCGGATCTGGCAAGTCAACACTCGTTGACCTAATCCTTGGGCTCCACCGGCCTACTGGGGGGCAAATTCTGGTGGATGGGACAGAAATCTCGCCGCAGAATGTGCGAGAGTGGCAGGCGGGTATTGGCTATGTCCCACAGGATGTCTTCTTGATTGACGACTCCATCGCCCGCAACATCGCCTTCGGGCTCGATGATGAAGAGATCGATCAAGCCCAGCTGCGGGAGGCGGCCGAAGCCGCACAAATCCTCGAGTTCATCGAAGGTGACCTGTCCGCCGGATTTGAGACTGTAGTCGGAGAACGAGGGGTGCGGCTTTCCGGAGGGCAACGGCAGCGGTTGGCCTTAGCTCGTGCCCTCTATGGCAGCCCGTCCCTGCTCGTTCTCGATGAGGCCACCAGCGCTTTGGATAACGAGACGGAGGCTGTCGTCATGTCCGCGATTCGACGCCTTCAGGGCTCGATCACCATGATCATCGTTGCTCACCGACTGAGTACAATTGAAGAGTGCTCAACTGTGCTCAGGTTGGATCGCGGAGTCGGACGCCTTGTCGAACTGGCCGATGAATCTATTGGGACTACCAACAATGATGGGGTGAATGTTACGGATGCGAAAGAGACGAGGTAG
- a CDS encoding GDP-L-fucose synthase: MKSSSKIYVAGHRGMVGSAICRALEAEGYPNLLTRTSAELDLRDQAAVLAFLRGEKPEAVVIAAAKVGGIHANQTYPAEFLYDNLALEANLIHGSYQAGIDRVLFLGSSCIYPKFAPQPMPESCLLSGELEPTNEAYAIAKIAGLKLCEFYRKQYGLTFHSAMPTNLYGPGDNYHPDNSHVLPALLRRFHEAKLEEKSEVVMWGTGTPLREFLHADDCAAGLLHLLKMENPPDLVNLGSGQEIRIKDLAYLVAEVVGYRGEISHDLSKPDGTPRKLMDSNLLFSLGWRPRYDLRAGIENAYQDFLAREESGDLRQK; this comes from the coding sequence ATGAAAAGCTCGTCTAAAATCTATGTGGCAGGCCATCGGGGTATGGTGGGCTCTGCAATTTGTCGGGCACTCGAGGCCGAGGGCTATCCCAACCTCCTAACCCGCACTTCTGCCGAACTCGACCTAAGAGATCAAGCTGCCGTTCTCGCCTTTCTTAGGGGCGAAAAGCCAGAAGCTGTCGTGATTGCGGCTGCCAAAGTAGGGGGCATTCACGCCAATCAGACCTACCCAGCAGAGTTTCTCTATGACAACTTGGCTCTTGAAGCCAATCTCATTCACGGCAGCTACCAAGCTGGCATCGATCGAGTCCTTTTCTTAGGCTCATCTTGCATCTACCCCAAATTCGCACCTCAGCCCATGCCGGAGAGTTGCCTCCTCTCGGGGGAATTGGAGCCCACCAATGAGGCCTACGCCATCGCCAAGATCGCCGGCCTCAAACTCTGTGAATTCTATCGAAAGCAGTATGGGCTGACCTTCCACAGTGCCATGCCGACCAATCTTTATGGTCCAGGCGATAACTATCATCCGGACAACTCCCACGTTCTCCCAGCGCTCCTCCGGCGTTTTCATGAAGCCAAGCTGGAAGAGAAATCCGAAGTGGTCATGTGGGGCACGGGCACGCCCCTTCGTGAGTTCCTCCACGCCGATGACTGCGCCGCTGGGCTCTTGCATCTCTTGAAAATGGAAAATCCGCCCGACCTGGTCAACCTCGGTAGCGGCCAGGAGATCCGTATCAAAGACCTCGCGTATTTGGTGGCCGAGGTGGTGGGATACCGAGGCGAAATTAGCCACGATCTCAGCAAACCAGATGGCACCCCCCGCAAGCTCATGGATTCCAATCTTCTTTTCTCTCTTGGTTGGCGCCCTCGCTATGACCTTCGGGCAGGCATCGAAAACGCCTACCAAGACTTTCTTGCCCGCGAGGAAAGCGGCGATTTGCGCCAAAAATGA
- the gmd gene encoding GDP-mannose 4,6-dehydratase, which yields MKKALITGITGQDGSYLTEQLLEKGYEVHGMVRRASSFNTDRIEHLFQDPEVYDRRLFLHYGDLTDSSNLNRLLEKIAPDEIYNLGAQSHVQVSFEVPEYTAEVDGVGTLRFLDAIKEVGLKDKTRFYQASTSELYGKVQEVPQTEKTPFYPRSPYAVAKQYSYWIVVNYRESYDLHASNGILFNHESPRRGGTFVTRKITQAVARIKLGRQEKLSMGNIDAKRDWGYAPEYTEGMWRILQQENPDDYVLATNETTTVRDFIRMAFSNAEMEIEFEGEGVDEKATDQKTGKVVVDINPRYFRPAEVDLLIGNPAKAKEKLGWEPKTKVEELCRIMVEADLKLAQGGGAQFA from the coding sequence ATGAAGAAAGCGCTTATTACCGGAATTACGGGACAAGATGGCTCCTATCTCACGGAACAACTCCTTGAAAAAGGATACGAAGTTCACGGGATGGTTCGTCGTGCTTCCTCCTTCAACACCGACCGGATCGAACATCTCTTTCAAGATCCTGAGGTATATGATCGTCGATTGTTTTTGCATTACGGTGATCTGACCGACTCCTCGAATTTGAATCGACTTCTCGAAAAAATTGCTCCCGATGAAATTTACAACCTGGGGGCGCAAAGTCATGTGCAAGTTTCATTTGAGGTGCCGGAATACACAGCCGAGGTCGATGGAGTCGGCACTCTTCGCTTTCTCGACGCCATCAAGGAGGTCGGACTGAAGGATAAGACCCGGTTTTACCAAGCATCGACCTCTGAGCTATACGGAAAAGTGCAGGAGGTTCCTCAGACGGAGAAAACACCTTTTTACCCCCGCTCACCCTACGCCGTGGCCAAACAATACTCTTACTGGATTGTGGTCAATTACCGGGAGTCTTACGATCTCCACGCTTCCAATGGGATTCTTTTCAATCACGAATCTCCGCGTCGTGGCGGGACCTTTGTCACCCGCAAAATCACCCAAGCAGTCGCCCGTATCAAACTGGGGCGCCAAGAAAAACTCTCTATGGGGAACATCGACGCCAAGCGCGACTGGGGCTATGCGCCCGAATACACCGAAGGCATGTGGCGAATTCTCCAGCAAGAAAATCCCGACGACTACGTCTTGGCGACCAATGAAACGACCACGGTCCGCGATTTCATTCGGATGGCTTTTTCCAATGCGGAGATGGAGATCGAGTTTGAGGGTGAAGGCGTCGACGAGAAAGCAACCGACCAAAAGACAGGCAAGGTGGTCGTCGATATCAATCCACGTTATTTCCGCCCCGCAGAGGTCGATCTCCTGATTGGCAATCCCGCCAAGGCTAAGGAAAAGTTAGGCTGGGAACCCAAGACGAAGGTCGAAGAGCTTTGCCGAATCATGGTGGAAGCCGACCTCAAGCTCGCTCAGGGCGGAGGGGCGCAGTTTGCTTGA
- the kdsB gene encoding 3-deoxy-manno-octulosonate cytidylyltransferase: MNCVIVIPARLASSRFPEKLLQPLAGKSVLQRTWEQAQQVQGAQRVVVAADSQRVAEHVASFGGEAFLTDPALASGTLRIHAVLDQLEADFVLNVQADEPLISPHLLDRLVEAAKTTHCDIVTAVTPIDELDDVFDSNVVKAVLAPDGRVLYFSRNPAPFVRDRERLDWMKETTFYRHIGTYGYTPEALRWYASQQPTNLEEVEKLEQLRFSAASWKFQTVVTEEFSSGIDIPQDLVRAHEILEEANQQTSKTVSPHYLTAREVIYREVDALEELLERNREGISTVVELLLQATGKIVVAGLGKSGLVGQKMASTFTSTGSPAVFLSAAEALHGDLGVVEKGDVVLMISNSASTAELSSMMPSLRQLGVQVAGLFGKTSTSLANSVDAVLDIGADREACPLNLAPMTTTTNTLVMGDALAAALMKSRGFTPEEFATYHPGGALGRKLLFSVDDVIAHDAEVPTVSPESSLRDVVIAISQGVFGAVCVVEKNGEPNQPSHEKAVGIITDGDIRRHLLESDDLSVRAKAIMTSNPIVAAPELPLGQCLELMESKRVYVLPVVSSEGTLRGMIRMHDIVS; this comes from the coding sequence ATGAACTGTGTGATTGTGATTCCGGCAAGGCTGGCTTCCAGCCGCTTTCCGGAAAAGCTTCTGCAGCCTCTAGCGGGTAAGTCTGTTTTGCAACGCACTTGGGAGCAAGCGCAGCAAGTCCAGGGAGCGCAACGGGTGGTGGTTGCCGCTGATTCCCAAAGAGTTGCCGAGCATGTGGCTTCTTTTGGTGGTGAGGCCTTTCTCACTGACCCTGCGCTAGCGTCCGGGACACTTCGCATCCACGCGGTTCTTGATCAGCTAGAGGCCGACTTTGTCTTGAACGTTCAAGCGGATGAACCGCTCATTTCTCCCCATTTGCTCGACCGCTTGGTAGAGGCTGCCAAGACTACTCATTGTGACATTGTGACAGCGGTCACTCCTATTGATGAGCTGGATGATGTCTTTGACTCGAATGTGGTCAAGGCTGTTCTGGCCCCTGATGGCCGCGTGCTGTATTTCTCCCGTAATCCCGCACCTTTTGTGAGAGACCGAGAACGGCTTGATTGGATGAAGGAAACGACCTTTTATCGCCACATTGGCACCTACGGATATACCCCTGAGGCCCTACGGTGGTATGCCTCTCAGCAGCCTACAAATCTTGAAGAGGTGGAAAAGCTTGAACAACTGCGCTTCTCTGCAGCTTCTTGGAAGTTTCAGACGGTTGTAACTGAAGAGTTTTCTTCAGGAATCGACATACCCCAAGACTTGGTCCGTGCCCACGAAATCTTAGAGGAAGCCAATCAGCAGACTTCCAAGACGGTTTCTCCCCATTATCTCACAGCACGCGAAGTGATTTACCGTGAGGTGGACGCTTTAGAAGAGCTTTTGGAGCGGAATCGTGAGGGCATTTCCACCGTTGTGGAGCTTCTCCTTCAGGCCACTGGAAAGATTGTGGTCGCTGGCTTGGGAAAGTCGGGGCTGGTTGGCCAAAAAATGGCTTCTACCTTCACCAGCACAGGTAGTCCAGCGGTTTTCCTGAGTGCGGCCGAGGCACTCCACGGGGACCTTGGCGTGGTGGAAAAGGGAGATGTAGTGTTGATGATCAGCAACAGCGCGTCCACCGCCGAACTGAGTTCGATGATGCCAAGTCTTCGACAGTTGGGAGTGCAGGTAGCGGGATTGTTTGGGAAAACCTCCACCTCGCTAGCAAATTCTGTGGATGCGGTATTGGACATCGGAGCCGATAGAGAAGCTTGCCCTCTCAACTTGGCTCCCATGACTACCACGACCAACACGCTAGTGATGGGGGACGCATTGGCTGCCGCCTTGATGAAGAGCCGAGGCTTTACTCCGGAGGAATTTGCCACCTATCATCCGGGAGGAGCTCTCGGTCGGAAGCTTCTCTTCTCTGTCGATGATGTGATTGCCCACGATGCCGAAGTTCCCACCGTTTCTCCAGAGAGCTCTTTGCGGGATGTGGTAATCGCCATCAGCCAAGGTGTTTTCGGAGCAGTTTGTGTGGTCGAGAAAAATGGGGAACCGAACCAGCCAAGCCATGAGAAGGCCGTAGGCATAATAACCGACGGAGACATTCGGCGACATTTGCTAGAGAGTGACGATCTCTCCGTTCGGGCAAAAGCCATTATGACAAGCAACCCCATCGTTGCGGCACCGGAGCTCCCTCTAGGTCAGTGTCTCGAGTTGATGGAGTCTAAGAGAGTTTATGTGCTTCCTGTTGTCTCTTCCGAAGGGACCCTGCGAGGGATGATCCGCATGCATGACATCGTCAGCTAG